From Xyrauchen texanus isolate HMW12.3.18 chromosome 9, RBS_HiC_50CHRs, whole genome shotgun sequence, the proteins below share one genomic window:
- the LOC127649533 gene encoding M-phase-specific PLK1-interacting protein-like, whose translation MQTPHFCHPRQGSGPRSGGFRSSPPAFVRTGAMFPSPPWAFSTPPPTVGPRFGQCSPNTPPREFGGNRGGKYFNSYSPGHTPRRSNPSPRGTPYRHSPYESPGRHSGHQGSPRTSTPFGSTHGRGRGTNYTEKYYKPSMLQDPWADLQPISVTETQSKCNFQQTTNTGRQGRYYN comes from the exons ATGCAAACACCACATTTTTGCCATCCACGCCAGGGATCGGGTCCGAGATCTGGAGGTTTCCGCAGTTCACCTCCCGCCTTTGTCAGGACAGGGGCTATGTTTCCATCGCCTCCGTGGGCATTTTCAACCCCGCCGCCGACGGTTGGACCGAGATTTGGACAGTGTTCTCCAAATACCCCACCGAGAGAGTTTGGTGGTAACAGGGGTGGGAAATATTTTAACAGTTACTCGCCGGGTCACACACCGCGCAGATCAAACCCCAGTCCTCGCGGCACACCGTACAGACACTCGCCGTATGAGAGTCCCGGACGACACTCTGGACATCAG GGTTCGCCACGGACATCCACACCGTTTGGGTCAACGCATGGCAGGGGGAGAGGGACAAATTATACGGAAAAGTATTACAAACCATCAATGCTCCAAGATCCCTGGGCTGACCTACAGCCCATCTCGGTCACAGAAACTCAGTCTAAATGCAACTTCCAACAAACCACAAATACAGGCAGGCAAGGGAGGTACTACAATTAA